A DNA window from Mycobacterium sp. IDR2000157661 contains the following coding sequences:
- a CDS encoding adenylate/guanylate cyclase domain-containing protein, which yields MSWLKGRNHNPDVIAFLRRARRSLPGDPDFGDPLSTAGVGGPRAAARAADRILEREAATREVSLGALQVWQALTERVSGKPANREATLVFTDLVGFSAWSLNAGDDATLRLLRRVSQVIEPPLLRAGGRIVKRMGDGLMAVYDDPTTAVGAAIAAREAVKTVEIDGYTPRMRVGVHTGHPQRLGSDWLGVDVNIAARVMARATRGELVVSAATLERIPEEDFEAMGVTAKRLRRQVFASKQDGVPTDFVMYRLRNRKPAADEEESGDGEDE from the coding sequence CTGAGCTGGCTCAAGGGCAGGAATCACAACCCGGACGTCATCGCCTTTCTCCGGCGTGCGCGACGGTCCCTGCCGGGCGACCCGGATTTCGGTGACCCGCTTTCGACGGCCGGCGTCGGCGGGCCTCGTGCAGCTGCCCGGGCCGCGGACCGGATCCTCGAGCGCGAAGCCGCCACGCGTGAGGTGAGCCTCGGCGCGCTGCAGGTGTGGCAGGCCCTCACCGAGCGGGTGTCCGGGAAGCCCGCCAATCGCGAGGCGACGCTGGTGTTCACCGATCTGGTCGGGTTCTCGGCCTGGTCGTTGAACGCAGGCGACGACGCGACGTTGCGACTGCTGCGCCGGGTGTCGCAGGTCATCGAGCCGCCCCTGCTGCGTGCCGGCGGGCGCATCGTCAAGCGCATGGGCGACGGCCTCATGGCGGTGTACGACGATCCGACGACGGCGGTAGGGGCCGCCATCGCCGCCCGCGAGGCGGTGAAAACCGTCGAGATCGACGGCTACACGCCGCGGATGCGGGTCGGTGTGCACACCGGCCATCCGCAGCGCCTCGGCTCGGACTGGCTGGGCGTCGACGTCAACATCGCCGCCCGTGTGATGGCCCGCGCGACCCGCGGGGAGTTGGTGGTCTCAGCGGCCACGCTGGAGCGGATTCCGGAAGAGGATTTCGAAGCGATGGGGGTCACCGCCAAGCGGCTGCGCAGGCAGGTGTTCGCTTCCAAGCAGGACGGGGTGCCCACCGACTTCGTCATGTACCGGCTGCGTAACCGAAAGCCGGCGGCGGACGAGGAGGAATCCGGAGACGGCGAAGACGAGTAG
- a CDS encoding oxygenase MpaB family protein, translating to MTARPTSIRSQIPEDAPLGPDSLTWKYFGDLRTGLLGVWIGAVQNMYPELGAGVEDHSILLREPLQRVARSVYPIMGVVYDGDRAPQTGAQIKGYHATIKGTDAEGRRYHALNPDTFYWAHATFFMLIIKTAEYFCGGLTEAEKRQLFDEHVQWYRMYGMSMRPVPETWEEFTEYWDSKCREELEINRATLDIFSIRIPKPWFVLMPTPVWDQIFKPMVGAQRWIAAGLFDEALREKANMRWTPGDEVLLRLLGKFVELLFVAVPDEIRLHPRALAAYRRAEGRLPADAPLVEAPAFMAPPSDRRGLPMHYVPPRKSLLGRAGSLVHTTFSLAGLRPARGRSRAA from the coding sequence ATGACCGCGAGACCCACCTCCATCCGATCGCAGATACCCGAGGACGCTCCCCTCGGACCCGACTCTTTGACATGGAAGTACTTCGGCGATCTGCGCACCGGCCTGCTCGGGGTGTGGATCGGCGCGGTGCAGAACATGTACCCCGAACTCGGCGCGGGCGTCGAGGACCATTCGATCCTGCTGCGTGAACCGCTGCAGCGGGTGGCCCGCTCGGTGTATCCGATCATGGGTGTGGTGTACGACGGCGATCGCGCACCGCAGACCGGGGCGCAGATCAAGGGGTACCACGCCACCATCAAGGGCACCGACGCCGAAGGCCGTCGCTACCACGCGCTGAACCCCGACACGTTCTACTGGGCCCACGCAACCTTCTTCATGCTCATCATCAAGACGGCCGAGTACTTCTGCGGCGGGCTGACCGAGGCCGAGAAGCGCCAACTCTTCGATGAGCACGTGCAGTGGTACCGGATGTACGGGATGAGCATGCGGCCGGTCCCCGAGACCTGGGAGGAGTTCACCGAGTACTGGGACAGCAAGTGCCGCGAGGAGTTGGAGATCAACCGCGCGACGCTCGACATCTTCTCCATCCGCATCCCCAAGCCGTGGTTCGTTCTCATGCCGACCCCGGTGTGGGACCAGATCTTCAAGCCGATGGTCGGCGCTCAGCGCTGGATCGCGGCCGGGCTGTTCGACGAGGCGCTGCGCGAGAAGGCGAACATGCGGTGGACCCCCGGTGACGAGGTGCTGCTGCGCTTGCTCGGCAAGTTCGTCGAGTTGCTGTTCGTCGCCGTGCCCGACGAGATTCGGCTGCATCCGCGGGCGCTGGCCGCATACCGGCGGGCCGAGGGCCGCCTCCCCGCCGACGCCCCGCTGGTCGAGGCGCCGGCCTTCATGGCGCCGCCCAGCGACCGCCGCGGCCTGCCAATGCACTACGTTCCGCCGCGCAAATCGCTGCTCGGCCGGGCAGGCTCGCTGGTGCACACGACGTTCTCGTTGGCAGGGCTGCGTCCGGCGCGTGGACGCAGTAGGGCAGCCTGA
- a CDS encoding acyl-CoA dehydrogenase family protein codes for MLEWSDVDLAVRDAVREFVDKEIRPHVDALESGEMEPYPIVRKLFAAFGIADMARDSLNKRLARLRNSGESSDKPSGGGMFGDGAGGMGFVVISELCRVSMGVVTGMGVSLGLTVPTIMSRGTLAQQERWLPDLVTYDKVGAWAITEPDSGSDAFGGMKSYVVRDGEDYLLNGQKTFITNGPDADVVVAYAKLDEPGVEKRDRKVLTFVLDRGMEGFVQSKPFRKMGIHSSRTGELFFNNVRLGRDRLLGETEDGSAGDGRASARSNFSAERIGVAAMSLGVIEECLRLSVEYAKSRKLWGQEIGQFQLIQLKLANMEVARMNVRNILFRVIEAAQTGTAISLPEASAIKWYCSQAATDVAMEAVQLFGGNGYMTEYRVEQLARDAKSLMIYAGSNEVQITHVARGLLSG; via the coding sequence ATGCTCGAATGGTCTGATGTCGATCTCGCCGTGCGCGATGCCGTCCGTGAATTCGTCGACAAGGAGATCCGCCCGCACGTCGACGCACTGGAAAGCGGCGAGATGGAGCCGTACCCGATCGTCCGCAAGCTTTTCGCGGCGTTCGGCATCGCCGACATGGCCCGCGACTCGCTGAACAAGCGCCTGGCGCGATTGCGCAACAGCGGTGAATCGTCGGACAAGCCGTCGGGCGGCGGGATGTTCGGCGACGGCGCAGGCGGCATGGGGTTCGTCGTCATCAGTGAGCTGTGCCGGGTGTCGATGGGCGTCGTCACCGGAATGGGCGTCAGCCTCGGCCTGACGGTGCCCACCATCATGAGCCGCGGCACACTGGCTCAGCAGGAGCGCTGGCTGCCCGACCTGGTCACCTATGACAAGGTCGGCGCCTGGGCGATCACCGAGCCGGATTCGGGCTCGGATGCGTTCGGCGGCATGAAATCCTACGTCGTGCGTGACGGAGAGGACTACCTGCTCAACGGCCAGAAGACGTTCATCACCAACGGGCCCGACGCCGACGTGGTGGTCGCATACGCCAAGCTCGACGAACCGGGGGTCGAGAAGCGCGACCGCAAGGTGCTGACGTTCGTGCTGGACCGCGGCATGGAGGGCTTCGTGCAGTCGAAACCGTTCCGCAAGATGGGCATTCACAGCTCGCGTACCGGCGAGTTGTTCTTCAACAACGTGCGGTTGGGTCGCGACCGCCTGCTCGGAGAGACCGAGGACGGGTCCGCGGGAGACGGGCGGGCCAGCGCGCGGTCGAACTTCTCCGCCGAGCGCATCGGCGTCGCGGCGATGTCGCTGGGCGTCATCGAGGAGTGCCTGCGGCTGTCGGTCGAGTACGCCAAGAGCCGCAAGTTGTGGGGCCAGGAGATCGGGCAGTTCCAGTTGATCCAGCTCAAGCTGGCCAACATGGAGGTCGCCCGGATGAACGTGCGCAACATCCTGTTTCGCGTCATCGAGGCGGCACAGACCGGTACGGCGATCTCGCTGCCGGAGGCCTCGGCCATCAAGTGGTACTGCTCGCAGGCCGCCACCGACGTCGCGATGGAGGCCGTTCAGCTGTTCGGCGGCAACGGCTACATGACCGAGTACCGCGTCGAGCAGTTGGCGCGCGACGCGAAGTCGCTGATGATCTACGCCGGCAGCAACGAAGTGCAGATCACCCACGTGGCACGCGGTCTGCTCAGCGGATAG
- a CDS encoding TrmH family RNA methyltransferase encodes MTLTERSARVAAAVKLHRHTGRRRAARFLAEGPNLVEAALRRGLVSEVFVTEPAWDRFGAMLTGVPVHLVTERAAKSLSETVTPVGLVAVCTLPETSLSDVLAAAPRLVAVAVEISEPGNAGTLIRIADAMGADAVVFAGHSVDPYNGKCLRASAGSIFTIPVVSEPDSAAAVAALSAAGLQLLATAVDGEISLDDAQLAAPTAWLFGPEAHGLPTELAASATHRIRIPMPGSAESLNVASAAAICLYQSARAARVQRGGAESRQIAP; translated from the coding sequence CTGACGCTCACCGAACGCTCCGCCCGGGTGGCGGCGGCGGTCAAACTGCACCGCCACACCGGACGACGCCGCGCCGCGCGCTTCCTGGCCGAGGGGCCCAACCTCGTCGAGGCAGCGCTGCGGCGCGGACTGGTCTCCGAGGTCTTCGTGACCGAACCCGCGTGGGACCGGTTCGGTGCGATGCTGACCGGCGTCCCGGTGCACCTGGTGACCGAGCGGGCCGCGAAGTCGTTGTCCGAGACGGTGACGCCGGTCGGCCTGGTCGCGGTCTGCACGCTGCCCGAGACATCGCTGAGCGACGTGCTCGCGGCCGCGCCGCGGTTGGTCGCGGTCGCGGTGGAGATCTCCGAACCCGGAAATGCCGGCACGCTGATCCGCATCGCCGACGCGATGGGCGCCGACGCGGTGGTGTTCGCCGGGCACAGCGTGGACCCGTACAACGGCAAGTGCCTGCGCGCTTCGGCCGGCAGTATCTTCACCATTCCCGTTGTGTCCGAACCGGACTCGGCAGCCGCTGTGGCGGCGCTGAGCGCGGCCGGGTTGCAGCTGCTGGCCACAGCTGTCGACGGCGAGATCTCGCTCGACGACGCACAGCTGGCCGCGCCGACGGCGTGGCTGTTCGGCCCCGAGGCGCACGGCCTGCCTACCGAGTTGGCCGCGTCGGCGACTCATCGCATCCGGATTCCCATGCCGGGCAGCGCCGAGAGCCTCAACGTCGCCTCGGCCGCGGCGATCTGCCTCTACCAGAGCGCACGCGCGGCGCGAGTGCAACGTGGTGGCGCGGAATCGAGGCAAATCGCGCCCTGA
- the rplT gene encoding 50S ribosomal protein L20: MARVKRAVNAQKKRRTILKASKGYRGQRSRLYRKAKEQQLHSLNYAYRDRRARKGEFRKLWISRINAAARANDITYNRLIQGLKAAGVEVDRKNLAEIAVSDPAAFTALVEVAKGALPEDVNAPAGAGRPATSGPGEAA, encoded by the coding sequence ATGGCACGCGTCAAGCGCGCAGTCAACGCCCAGAAGAAGCGGCGCACCATCCTGAAGGCCTCGAAGGGCTACCGGGGGCAGCGCTCACGGCTGTACCGCAAGGCCAAAGAGCAGCAGCTGCACTCGCTGAACTACGCCTACCGCGACCGGCGTGCCCGCAAGGGCGAGTTCCGCAAGTTGTGGATCTCGCGCATCAACGCCGCGGCCAGAGCCAACGACATCACCTACAACCGGCTGATCCAGGGGCTCAAGGCCGCGGGCGTCGAGGTGGACCGCAAGAACCTCGCCGAGATCGCGGTCAGTGACCCGGCCGCCTTCACCGCGCTGGTCGAGGTCGCCAAGGGTGCGCTGCCCGAGGACGTGAACGCGCCTGCCGGAGCCGGAAGGCCGGCGACATCAGGCCCCGGCGAGGCTGCCTGA
- the rpmI gene encoding 50S ribosomal protein L35: MPKAKTHSGAAKRFRRTGTGKIMRQKANRRHLFEHKPSTRTRRLEGRTGVSAADKDRVKKLLNG; the protein is encoded by the coding sequence ATGCCCAAGGCCAAGACCCACAGCGGCGCTGCCAAGCGGTTCCGGCGCACCGGGACCGGCAAGATCATGCGCCAGAAGGCCAACCGTCGTCACCTGTTCGAGCACAAGCCGAGCACCCGGACCCGGCGCCTGGAAGGCCGCACCGGCGTGTCGGCCGCCGACAAGGACCGCGTCAAGAAGCTGCTGAACGGCTGA
- the infC gene encoding translation initiation factor IF-3 has product MSTETRVNERIRVPEVRLIGPGGEQVGIVRIEDALRVAADADLDLVEVAPDAKPPVCKIMDYGKFKYETAQKARESRKNQQQTVVKEQKLRPKIDPHDYETKKGHVVRFLQAGSKVKVTIMFRGREQSRPELGYRLLQRLGADVADYGFVETSAKQDGRNMTMVLAPHRGAKTRAKAAHDADAPVAQRASAEPSEAQTDTPKN; this is encoded by the coding sequence ATCAGCACTGAGACCCGCGTCAACGAGCGCATTCGAGTACCCGAAGTCCGGTTGATCGGACCGGGTGGCGAGCAGGTAGGCATTGTGCGCATCGAAGACGCTCTCCGCGTCGCCGCGGATGCCGATCTCGACCTTGTCGAAGTTGCCCCGGATGCAAAGCCGCCGGTCTGCAAGATCATGGACTACGGCAAGTTCAAATATGAGACGGCGCAGAAGGCACGCGAGTCTCGCAAGAACCAGCAGCAGACCGTCGTCAAGGAACAGAAGCTGCGACCCAAGATCGACCCGCACGACTACGAGACCAAGAAGGGCCACGTGGTGCGCTTCCTGCAAGCGGGGTCGAAGGTCAAGGTGACGATCATGTTCCGCGGACGCGAGCAGTCGCGGCCCGAACTGGGCTACCGGCTCCTGCAACGGTTGGGCGCCGACGTCGCCGACTACGGCTTCGTCGAGACGTCGGCCAAGCAGGACGGCCGCAACATGACGATGGTGCTGGCTCCGCACCGCGGCGCGAAGACCCGCGCCAAGGCGGCGCACGATGCGGATGCACCCGTTGCACAGCGCGCGAGCGCTGAGCCCAGCGAAGCACAGACCGACACACCGAAGAACTGA
- a CDS encoding DUF1844 domain-containing protein, with protein sequence MTEFPESRPTVRELAEIPAVEVITRAAVMLMSAAAEKLGLSDDDPDDSPHRDLDEARRLITALAGLVTASAEYLGLHAGPLRDGLKSLQLAFREASAAPDEPGKGPGEKHTGPVW encoded by the coding sequence ATGACCGAGTTTCCCGAATCCCGGCCGACGGTGCGCGAGCTCGCCGAGATCCCTGCCGTCGAGGTGATCACCCGCGCGGCGGTCATGCTGATGAGCGCGGCGGCCGAGAAGCTCGGCCTGTCCGACGACGATCCCGACGACAGCCCCCACCGCGACCTCGACGAGGCACGCCGGCTGATCACCGCGCTCGCCGGTCTCGTCACCGCGTCGGCCGAGTACCTCGGCCTGCACGCCGGCCCGCTGCGTGACGGGCTCAAGTCGCTGCAGCTGGCGTTCCGCGAGGCGAGCGCGGCACCGGATGAACCGGGCAAGGGGCCCGGAGAGAAACACACCGGGCCGGTCTGGTAG
- the lysX gene encoding bifunctional lysylphosphatidylglycerol synthetase/lysine--tRNA ligase LysX, producing MTVVSPVGIRRRSRYWWVPAAAGWTVGVIATLSLIASISPFVRALIRMPREFVNDYIFNFPDTSFAWAFVLALLAAALAARKRIAWWILVGYMVAAVGWNVGDLLTGDETVVQEIGEVIGLVFHIAAILFLVLARGEFWAKVRRGALVKAAATLVAGMAVGTLTGWGLLELFPGSLARPDRFWYALNRVSAFAGADASIFSGHPHVLVNALLGLFGALALMVAAIVLFQSQRADNALTGEDESAIRGLLELYGRNDSLGYFATRRDKAVVFAPTGRAAITYRVEVGVCLASGDPVGDPQAWPAAIDAWLALCQTYGWAPGVMGASSAGAEAFRVAGLNALQLGDEAILHPDTFRLSGPDMRAVRQAVTRARRAGASVRIRRHRELGADEMARVIERADAWRDTDDERGFSMALGRLGDPADGDCLLVEAVQNEQTVAMLSLVPWGASGVSLDLMRRSPGSPNGMVELMVSELCMQAETIGVARISLNFAMFRSAFEQGAQLGAGPVARLWRSLLVFFSRWWQLETLYRSNMKYQPQWVPRYACYEDARLVPRVGVASVIAEGFLVLPFSRRHEQPHTGHHIAVPQDVVATGLLHHDGTAPDVAGLQAGLSDGDELARLPEQVRVRMAKLKSLQDSGIDAYPVGERPSHTIAEAIDAADDTAVTVAGRILRIRDYGGVLFAQLRDWSGEVQLLLDNSLLRAGTTAEFTRAIDLGDLVQVSGTVGYSKKGTRSLLVHGWRLIGKCLRPLPDKWKGLTDQEARVRARYIDLAINTEARDLIRARSGVLHAIRETLVGKGFLEVETPILQQIHGGANARPFQTHINAYDLDLYLRIAPELYLKRLCVGGVERVFELGRAFRNEGVDFSHNPEFTLLEAYQAHADYNVWIDGCRELIQNAAQAANGAQVFLRPGADGTLQPVDISGEWTVKTVHGAVSEALGEQIAPDTELATLRKLCDAADIPYLTHWDAGAVVLELYERLVEDRTQEPTFYKDFPTSVSPLTRPHRSIAGIAERWDLVAWGVELGTAYSELTDPVEQRRRLQEQSLLAAGGDPEAMELDEDFLQAMEYAMPPTGGLGMGVDRVVMLITGRSIRETLPFPLAKPR from the coding sequence ATGACGGTTGTGAGTCCTGTCGGCATTCGCCGCAGGTCGAGGTACTGGTGGGTGCCCGCGGCAGCGGGGTGGACCGTCGGCGTCATCGCCACGTTGTCGCTGATCGCCAGCATCTCGCCGTTCGTCCGTGCGCTCATCCGGATGCCGCGCGAGTTCGTCAACGACTACATCTTCAACTTCCCCGACACCAGCTTCGCGTGGGCATTCGTGCTGGCGCTGCTGGCCGCCGCGCTGGCGGCGCGCAAACGCATCGCCTGGTGGATCCTGGTCGGCTACATGGTCGCCGCGGTCGGCTGGAACGTAGGCGACCTCCTCACCGGTGACGAGACGGTCGTGCAGGAGATCGGCGAGGTGATCGGCCTCGTCTTCCACATCGCCGCGATCCTGTTCCTGGTGCTGGCCCGCGGCGAGTTCTGGGCCAAGGTGCGCCGCGGCGCGCTGGTGAAGGCGGCCGCCACCCTGGTTGCGGGGATGGCGGTCGGCACGCTCACCGGATGGGGCCTGCTCGAGCTGTTCCCCGGCTCCCTGGCCCGTCCGGACCGGTTCTGGTATGCGCTGAACCGGGTGAGCGCCTTCGCCGGAGCCGACGCCTCGATCTTCTCCGGCCATCCCCATGTCTTGGTCAACGCGTTGCTCGGCCTATTCGGAGCACTGGCGCTGATGGTCGCCGCCATCGTCCTGTTCCAGTCCCAGCGCGCAGACAACGCGCTGACCGGCGAGGACGAATCCGCGATCCGCGGGCTGCTGGAGCTGTACGGCAGGAACGACTCGCTCGGTTACTTCGCCACTCGCAGGGACAAGGCGGTGGTGTTCGCACCCACCGGGAGGGCGGCGATCACCTACCGCGTAGAAGTGGGTGTCTGCCTGGCCAGCGGCGACCCCGTCGGTGACCCCCAGGCATGGCCAGCCGCCATCGACGCGTGGCTGGCGCTGTGTCAGACCTACGGCTGGGCGCCGGGCGTGATGGGTGCCAGTTCGGCCGGTGCCGAGGCGTTCCGCGTGGCCGGGCTCAACGCGCTGCAACTCGGCGACGAGGCGATCCTGCATCCAGACACCTTCCGGTTGTCGGGCCCCGACATGCGTGCCGTGCGCCAGGCCGTCACCCGGGCCCGGCGCGCAGGTGCGAGCGTGCGCATCCGCAGGCACCGCGAACTCGGCGCCGACGAGATGGCCCGGGTGATCGAGCGCGCCGACGCCTGGCGCGACACCGACGACGAACGTGGCTTCTCCATGGCGCTGGGCCGGCTCGGCGACCCCGCCGACGGGGACTGCCTGCTGGTCGAGGCGGTGCAGAACGAGCAGACGGTTGCCATGCTCTCGTTGGTGCCGTGGGGCGCCAGCGGCGTCTCGCTGGATCTGATGCGACGGTCCCCGGGGTCACCCAACGGCATGGTCGAACTCATGGTCAGCGAGTTGTGCATGCAGGCCGAGACCATCGGTGTCGCCCGCATCTCGCTCAACTTCGCGATGTTCCGGTCGGCATTCGAGCAGGGCGCCCAGCTCGGCGCCGGTCCGGTCGCCCGGCTGTGGCGCAGCCTGCTGGTGTTCTTCTCGCGCTGGTGGCAGCTCGAGACGCTGTACCGCTCGAACATGAAATACCAGCCGCAGTGGGTACCGCGCTATGCCTGCTATGAGGACGCGCGCCTCGTCCCGCGGGTCGGCGTGGCGTCGGTGATCGCCGAAGGCTTTCTCGTGCTGCCGTTTTCGCGGCGCCACGAACAGCCGCACACGGGACACCACATCGCGGTCCCGCAGGACGTGGTCGCGACCGGGCTGCTGCATCACGACGGCACGGCGCCCGATGTCGCCGGTTTGCAGGCCGGCCTGTCGGATGGCGATGAGCTGGCGCGGCTGCCCGAACAGGTCCGGGTGCGGATGGCCAAGCTGAAGTCCCTGCAGGACAGCGGAATCGACGCCTACCCGGTCGGCGAGCGGCCCTCCCACACCATCGCCGAAGCGATCGACGCCGCCGACGACACCGCGGTGACGGTCGCAGGCCGGATCCTGCGCATCCGCGACTACGGCGGTGTGCTGTTCGCGCAGTTGCGCGACTGGTCTGGCGAAGTGCAGTTGCTGCTGGACAATTCGCTTCTTCGGGCGGGTACGACGGCCGAATTCACCCGAGCCATCGATCTCGGAGACCTCGTTCAGGTGTCGGGCACCGTTGGCTACAGCAAGAAGGGCACCCGCTCGCTGCTGGTGCATGGATGGCGCCTGATCGGCAAGTGCCTGCGACCGCTGCCCGACAAGTGGAAGGGGCTCACCGATCAGGAAGCCCGGGTCCGCGCTCGCTATATCGACCTGGCGATCAACACCGAGGCCCGTGACCTGATCCGCGCCCGCAGCGGTGTGCTGCACGCGATCCGCGAGACGTTGGTGGGCAAGGGTTTTCTCGAGGTCGAGACGCCCATCCTGCAGCAGATCCACGGCGGCGCCAACGCTCGGCCGTTCCAGACCCACATCAACGCCTACGATCTCGACCTCTATCTGCGCATCGCCCCGGAGCTGTACCTCAAGCGGCTGTGTGTGGGCGGAGTGGAACGGGTCTTCGAGCTGGGTCGCGCATTCCGCAACGAAGGTGTGGATTTCAGCCACAACCCGGAGTTCACGCTGCTGGAGGCCTACCAGGCGCACGCCGACTACAACGTCTGGATCGACGGGTGCCGCGAGCTGATCCAGAACGCCGCGCAGGCGGCCAACGGCGCGCAGGTCTTCCTTCGTCCGGGTGCCGACGGCACGCTGCAACCGGTGGACATCTCCGGTGAATGGACGGTCAAGACCGTGCACGGCGCCGTGTCGGAGGCGCTCGGCGAACAGATCGCACCGGACACGGAGTTGGCGACACTGCGCAAGCTGTGCGACGCCGCCGACATCCCCTACCTGACGCACTGGGACGCCGGCGCGGTGGTGTTGGAGCTCTACGAACGCCTGGTCGAGGACCGCACCCAGGAGCCGACGTTCTACAAGGATTTCCCCACCTCCGTCTCGCCGTTGACGCGGCCTCACCGCAGCATCGCCGGCATCGCCGAGCGATGGGACCTGGTGGCGTGGGGAGTCGAGTTGGGCACTGCCTACAGCGAATTGACCGATCCGGTCGAACAGCGCAGGCGGCTGCAGGAGCAGTCGCTGCTCGCGGCAGGCGGTGACCCCGAGGCGATGGAACTCGACGAAGATTTCCTGCAGGCCATGGAGTACGCAATGCCGCCCACCGGTGGCCTCGGCATGGGCGTCGACCGGGTCGTCATGCTCATCACCGGGCGCAGCATCCGCGAGACGCTGCCCTTCCCGTTGGCCAAACCGCGTTAG
- a CDS encoding PspA/IM30 family protein — MPDESTPEPEPAVEAEVVEPKPEATTPVEPVDTGYTPGGVPTFDSVREKIETRYGTAIGAAELAEETPEGRSVAEQYDERQRAAAERLEQIRAQMRKQSGDSR; from the coding sequence ATGCCGGACGAATCGACTCCCGAGCCGGAGCCCGCCGTCGAAGCCGAGGTCGTTGAGCCCAAGCCCGAAGCCACCACCCCTGTCGAGCCCGTCGACACCGGGTACACACCCGGCGGTGTGCCGACATTCGACTCGGTGCGCGAGAAGATCGAGACCCGGTACGGCACCGCGATCGGCGCGGCGGAGCTTGCCGAGGAGACGCCGGAAGGCCGTAGCGTCGCCGAGCAATACGACGAACGACAGCGTGCCGCCGCCGAGCGGCTGGAGCAGATTCGCGCGCAGATGCGAAAGCAGTCCGGCGACTCTCGGTAG
- a CDS encoding winged helix DNA-binding domain-containing protein, which translates to MRSFSVDQRRARLARRHFLSESAPSVRDVVATVVGLHATDPATPYLSLWARVPQFTVAELDSLMYRQRTLVKHLAMRRTLWTVRDEDLPMIQAAASDRVADNERRRLVADAVRAGLCTDGEAWLAGARAAVLRHLSEEGPANATELRAAIPELAGTYDPAPGKRWGGPTPIGPRVLTVMAVCGDIVRGPNDGGWTASRPRWVAAAQWLTPADPVDGDMARADGVRRWLRTFGPATLTDVKWWFGTTLTWARKALRDIGAVEVDLDGTPGFVLPDDLDDEPSPGNWCALLPGLDVTTMGWFDRDWYLGGHRSHVFDTNGNGGPTAWCDGRIVGAWRQDDRGRVEVRLIEDVGHAAREALQRRADELTEWLDGVRISPRFPSPLSKRRV; encoded by the coding sequence ATGCGCAGCTTTTCGGTCGACCAACGCCGTGCCCGACTCGCCCGTCGGCACTTCCTGTCCGAGTCCGCGCCCTCGGTGCGCGACGTCGTGGCCACCGTTGTGGGCCTGCACGCCACCGATCCCGCCACGCCCTACCTGTCGCTGTGGGCTCGCGTGCCGCAATTCACGGTGGCGGAGCTGGATTCGTTGATGTACCGGCAGCGCACGCTGGTCAAGCACCTCGCGATGCGCCGCACCCTGTGGACGGTGCGCGACGAGGACCTGCCGATGATCCAGGCCGCCGCCAGCGACCGCGTCGCCGACAATGAGCGCCGCCGACTCGTCGCCGACGCGGTGCGCGCAGGGCTCTGCACCGACGGTGAGGCCTGGCTCGCAGGCGCCCGCGCGGCGGTGCTGCGACATCTCAGCGAAGAAGGTCCGGCCAACGCGACGGAACTCCGTGCCGCAATCCCCGAGCTCGCCGGCACCTACGACCCTGCGCCCGGTAAGCGGTGGGGTGGTCCGACACCGATCGGGCCGAGGGTCCTCACTGTGATGGCGGTATGCGGGGACATCGTGCGCGGGCCGAACGACGGTGGGTGGACGGCGTCGCGGCCGCGATGGGTCGCCGCCGCGCAATGGTTGACCCCGGCCGACCCCGTCGATGGGGACATGGCACGGGCCGACGGGGTGCGCCGGTGGCTGCGGACGTTCGGCCCGGCGACGCTGACCGACGTGAAGTGGTGGTTCGGCACCACGTTGACCTGGGCGCGGAAGGCGCTGCGCGACATCGGCGCCGTCGAGGTCGATCTCGACGGCACCCCCGGCTTCGTCCTGCCCGACGACCTCGACGACGAGCCGTCGCCGGGAAACTGGTGCGCGCTGCTTCCGGGGCTCGACGTCACCACGATGGGCTGGTTCGACCGGGACTGGTATCTCGGCGGGCACCGCAGTCACGTGTTCGACACCAACGGCAACGGCGGTCCGACCGCATGGTGTGACGGCCGGATCGTCGGCGCCTGGAGGCAGGACGACCGCGGGCGCGTCGAGGTGCGGCTGATCGAGGACGTCGGCCACGCCGCTCGGGAGGCCCTGCAGCGCCGCGCCGACGAACTGACCGAGTGGCTCGACGGTGTGCGGATCAGCCCGCGGTTCCCGTCGCCTCTCTCGAAGCGTCGTGTCTAG